The following proteins are encoded in a genomic region of Zea mays cultivar B73 chromosome 9, Zm-B73-REFERENCE-NAM-5.0, whole genome shotgun sequence:
- the LOC100279972 gene encoding uncharacterized isoform X2 — MYAAAPSSSRVAAAAAAFFIVISLSPQLLVRPFGASTTVHWAAAQELDEEDFSYRRNAGNGPARWGLIRREWATCNVGLLQSPIGLSDTLAGLADRSGRLGRSYRPAAASLVNRGHSIMVRFNSNPGGVVIDGVAYRLRQMHWHAPSEHAINGRRYALELQMVHQSDTNRYAVVSQLYRISRRRPDRTIHRLERYIRRIARRKNHEELIDEEVDPRRPVSRSTAYYKYTGSFTTPPCTEGVTWVVAHQTRRVTRRQVRLLRNAVHDGTRSNRRPLQEANGRAITFYYTSPAHGRGANGD; from the exons ATGTACGCGGCGGCTCCGAGCAGCAGCAgggtggccgccgccgccgccgccttcttCATCGTCATCTCCCTCTCGCCGCAGCTGCTCGTCCGCCCCTTCGGCGCATCGACGACGGTCCACTGGGCAGCGGCGCAGGAGCTCG ACGAGGAGGACTTCAGCTACCGGCGGAACGCCGGGAACGGGCCGGCGCGGTGGGGCTTGATCCGGAGGGAGTGGGCAACGTGCAACGTGGGCCTCCTGCAGTCGCCCATCGGCCTCTCCGACACCTTGGCGGGGCTAGCCGACCGGTCCGGCCGCCTGGGCCGCTCCTACCGCCCCGCCGCCGCGTCCCTCGTCAACCGCGGCCACAGCATTATG GTAAGGTTCAACAGCAACCCCGGCGGCGTGGTGATCGACGGCGTGGCGTACCGGCTCCGGCAGATGCACTGGCACGCGCCGAGCGAGCACGCCATCAACGGGCGCAGGTACGCCCTGGAGCTGCAGATGGTGCACCAGAGCGACACCAACAGGTACGCCGTGGTCTCGCAGCTCTACAGGATCTCGCGGCGGCGTCCTGACAGGACCATTCACAGG CTGGAGCGGTACATCCGGAGGATCGCGAGGAGGAAGAACCACGAGGAGCTCATCGACGAGGAGGTGGACCCGCGGCGGCCGGTGAGCCGGAGCACGGCCTACTACAAGTACACGGGCTCCTTCACGACACCGCCCTGCACGGAGGGCGTGACGTGGGTAGTGGCGCACCAG ACACGGCGGGTGACGCGGCGCCAGGTCAGGCTGCTGCGGAACGCCGTCCACGAC GGCACCAGGAGCAACAGGAGGCCACTCCAGGAAGCCAACGGCAGGGCCATCACCTTCTACTACACCTCGCCGGCGCACGGCCGAGGGGCGAACGGGGACTAG
- the LOC100279972 gene encoding uncharacterized isoform X1: MYAAAPSSSRVAAAAAAFFIVISLSPQLLVRPFGASTTVHWAAAQELDEEDFSYRRNAGNGPARWGLIRREWATCNVGLLQSPIGLSDTLAGLADRSGRLGRSYRPAAASLVNRGHSIMVRFNSNPGGVVIDGVAYRLRQMHWHAPSEHAINGRRYALELQMVHQSDTNRYAVVSQLYRISRRRPDRTIHRLERYIRRIARRKNHEELIDEEVDPRRPVSRSTAYYKYTGSFTTPPCTEGVTWVVAHQVKRLSTATNVCVTRRHLRPDTAGDAAPGQAAAERRPRRHQEQQEATPGSQRQGHHLLLHLAGARPRGERGLARIARRRPAESWRPRAPFLSRRHRPWPSKLLHVIDVRQC; encoded by the exons ATGTACGCGGCGGCTCCGAGCAGCAGCAgggtggccgccgccgccgccgccttcttCATCGTCATCTCCCTCTCGCCGCAGCTGCTCGTCCGCCCCTTCGGCGCATCGACGACGGTCCACTGGGCAGCGGCGCAGGAGCTCG ACGAGGAGGACTTCAGCTACCGGCGGAACGCCGGGAACGGGCCGGCGCGGTGGGGCTTGATCCGGAGGGAGTGGGCAACGTGCAACGTGGGCCTCCTGCAGTCGCCCATCGGCCTCTCCGACACCTTGGCGGGGCTAGCCGACCGGTCCGGCCGCCTGGGCCGCTCCTACCGCCCCGCCGCCGCGTCCCTCGTCAACCGCGGCCACAGCATTATG GTAAGGTTCAACAGCAACCCCGGCGGCGTGGTGATCGACGGCGTGGCGTACCGGCTCCGGCAGATGCACTGGCACGCGCCGAGCGAGCACGCCATCAACGGGCGCAGGTACGCCCTGGAGCTGCAGATGGTGCACCAGAGCGACACCAACAGGTACGCCGTGGTCTCGCAGCTCTACAGGATCTCGCGGCGGCGTCCTGACAGGACCATTCACAGG CTGGAGCGGTACATCCGGAGGATCGCGAGGAGGAAGAACCACGAGGAGCTCATCGACGAGGAGGTGGACCCGCGGCGGCCGGTGAGCCGGAGCACGGCCTACTACAAGTACACGGGCTCCTTCACGACACCGCCCTGCACGGAGGGCGTGACGTGGGTAGTGGCGCACCAG gtcaAAAGGCTGTCCACGGCGACGAACGTGTGTGTGACGCGGCGCCACTTACGTCCAGACACGGCGGGTGACGCGGCGCCAGGTCAGGCTGCTGCGGAACGCCGTCCACGAC GGCACCAGGAGCAACAGGAGGCCACTCCAGGAAGCCAACGGCAGGGCCATCACCTTCTACTACACCTCGCCGGCGCACGGCCGAGGGGCGAACGGGGACTAGCACGCATTGCAAGGAGACGGCCGGCGGAATCTTGGCGTCCCCGTGCTCCTTTTCTGTCCAGGCGACACAGGCCATGGCCAAGCAAACTCTTGCATGTGATCGATGTCCGACAGTGTTAG
- the LOC100279972 gene encoding uncharacterized isoform X3, which produces MYAAAPSSSRVAAAAAAFFIVISLSPQLLVRPFGASTTVHWAAAQELDEEDFSYRRNAGNGPARWGLIRREWATCNVGLLQSPIGLSDTLAGLADRSGRLGRSYRPAAASLVNRGHSIMVRFNSNPGGVVIDGVAYRLRQMHWHAPSEHAINGRRYALELQMVHQSDTNRYAVVSQLYRISRRRPDRTIHRLERYIRRIARRKNHEELIDEEVDPRRPVSRSTAYYKYTGSFTTPPCTEGVTWVVAHQGTRSNRRPLQEANGRAITFYYTSPAHGRGANGD; this is translated from the exons ATGTACGCGGCGGCTCCGAGCAGCAGCAgggtggccgccgccgccgccgccttcttCATCGTCATCTCCCTCTCGCCGCAGCTGCTCGTCCGCCCCTTCGGCGCATCGACGACGGTCCACTGGGCAGCGGCGCAGGAGCTCG ACGAGGAGGACTTCAGCTACCGGCGGAACGCCGGGAACGGGCCGGCGCGGTGGGGCTTGATCCGGAGGGAGTGGGCAACGTGCAACGTGGGCCTCCTGCAGTCGCCCATCGGCCTCTCCGACACCTTGGCGGGGCTAGCCGACCGGTCCGGCCGCCTGGGCCGCTCCTACCGCCCCGCCGCCGCGTCCCTCGTCAACCGCGGCCACAGCATTATG GTAAGGTTCAACAGCAACCCCGGCGGCGTGGTGATCGACGGCGTGGCGTACCGGCTCCGGCAGATGCACTGGCACGCGCCGAGCGAGCACGCCATCAACGGGCGCAGGTACGCCCTGGAGCTGCAGATGGTGCACCAGAGCGACACCAACAGGTACGCCGTGGTCTCGCAGCTCTACAGGATCTCGCGGCGGCGTCCTGACAGGACCATTCACAGG CTGGAGCGGTACATCCGGAGGATCGCGAGGAGGAAGAACCACGAGGAGCTCATCGACGAGGAGGTGGACCCGCGGCGGCCGGTGAGCCGGAGCACGGCCTACTACAAGTACACGGGCTCCTTCACGACACCGCCCTGCACGGAGGGCGTGACGTGGGTAGTGGCGCACCAG GGCACCAGGAGCAACAGGAGGCCACTCCAGGAAGCCAACGGCAGGGCCATCACCTTCTACTACACCTCGCCGGCGCACGGCCGAGGGGCGAACGGGGACTAG
- the LOC100279972 gene encoding uncharacterized LOC100279972 precursor codes for MHALVRPWDTLPVLLLSRLCMVLLDALRAGWLGSVDEDEEDFSYRRNAGNGPARWGLIRREWATCNVGLLQSPIGLSDTLAGLADRSGRLGRSYRPAAASLVNRGHSIMVRVYILWFGGRSISSSTVVMTSDVLCVCLHARVRSGKVQQQPRRRGDRRRGVPAPADALARAERARHQRAQVRPGAADGAPERHQQLERYIRRIARRKNHEELIDEEVDPRRPVSRSTAYYKYTGSFTTPPCTEGVTWVVAHQVKRLSTATNVCVTRRHLRPDTAGDAAPGQAAAERRPRRHQEQQEATPGSQRQGHHLLLHLAGARPRGERGLARIARRRPAESWRPRAPFLSRRHRPWPSKLLHVIDVRQC; via the exons ATGCATGCGCTCGTTCGTCCTTGGGACACGCTCCCCGTGCTGCTGTTGTCTCGTCTGTGCATGGTTTTGCTCGATGCGTTGCGCGCTGGATGGCTGGGGTCGGTGGATGAAGACGAGGAGGACTTCAGCTACCGGCGGAACGCCGGGAACGGGCCGGCGCGGTGGGGCTTGATCCGGAGGGAGTGGGCAACGTGCAACGTGGGCCTCCTGCAGTCGCCCATCGGCCTCTCCGACACCTTGGCGGGGCTAGCCGACCGGTCCGGCCGCCTGGGCCGCTCCTACCGCCCCGCCGCCGCGTCCCTCGTCAACCGCGGCCACAGCATTATGGTACGGGTGTATATACTTTGGTTTGGTGGCCGGTCTATTTCGTCGTCGACCGTGGTTATGACCAGCGACGTGCTCTGCGTGTGCCTGCACGCGCGTGTTCGATCAGGTAAGGTTCAACAGCAACCCCGGCGGCGTGGTGATCGACGGCGTGGCGTACCGGCTCCGGCAGATGCACTGGCACGCGCCGAGCGAGCACGCCATCAACGGGCGCAGGTACGCCCTGGAGCTGCAGATGGTGCACCAGAGCGACACCAACAG CTGGAGCGGTACATCCGGAGGATCGCGAGGAGGAAGAACCACGAGGAGCTCATCGACGAGGAGGTGGACCCGCGGCGGCCGGTGAGCCGGAGCACGGCCTACTACAAGTACACGGGCTCCTTCACGACACCGCCCTGCACGGAGGGCGTGACGTGGGTAGTGGCGCACCAG gtcaAAAGGCTGTCCACGGCGACGAACGTGTGTGTGACGCGGCGCCACTTACGTCCAGACACGGCGGGTGACGCGGCGCCAGGTCAGGCTGCTGCGGAACGCCGTCCACGAC GGCACCAGGAGCAACAGGAGGCCACTCCAGGAAGCCAACGGCAGGGCCATCACCTTCTACTACACCTCGCCGGCGCACGGCCGAGGGGCGAACGGGGACTAGCACGCATTGCAAGGAGACGGCCGGCGGAATCTTGGCGTCCCCGTGCTCCTTTTCTGTCCAGGCGACACAGGCCATGGCCAAGCAAACTCTTGCATGTGATCGATGTCCGACAGTGTTAG